Proteins from a single region of Mucilaginibacter daejeonensis:
- a CDS encoding alpha/beta hydrolase, protein MKNLTTNPIKQGMSLLAIAAVSAFTACSNPSGSTTTTDSTSTTTKTTDTLVKTGAGTPDSVKPKGPKPMWAPEIEPQMQAVLEKLASYNDKPIPQLTAVEARKNHTPTDAVMDLMKQHNIPMPQMKVDTVGKEIPVSGGGNIHARIYIPSGASEPLPVIVYYHGGGYVIANIDVYDASAKALADQVQAVVVSVAYRLAPEHKFPIAHNDSFEAYQWVVKNASSIQGDPKRIAVAGESAGGNLAANMAIMARDKKIQAPLHVLSVYPIASADMNSTSYNKYKDAKPLNKPMMMWFAQQYTNNMSEAKDPRINLVGANLAGLPPFTIINAQLDPLASDGEMLTSKLKAAGVTVDHKVYNGVTHEFFGMGALVPGAKEAMTYAADQLKNALKK, encoded by the coding sequence ATGAAAAACTTGACCACCAACCCGATAAAACAAGGCATGTCCTTGTTAGCTATAGCAGCTGTGTCGGCATTTACGGCGTGTAGCAACCCATCTGGAAGTACTACCACAACTGATAGCACCTCGACCACCACCAAGACCACTGATACTTTGGTGAAAACAGGCGCGGGTACTCCCGACAGCGTTAAACCAAAAGGACCGAAGCCGATGTGGGCACCTGAGATAGAGCCGCAGATGCAGGCGGTTCTGGAAAAACTGGCCAGCTACAATGACAAGCCGATCCCCCAACTTACCGCGGTGGAAGCACGCAAGAACCACACACCTACTGATGCAGTGATGGACCTGATGAAGCAACACAACATTCCGATGCCGCAGATGAAGGTAGATACCGTTGGTAAGGAGATACCGGTATCGGGCGGTGGAAATATACACGCTCGGATATACATTCCTTCAGGCGCTTCAGAGCCACTTCCGGTGATCGTTTATTATCATGGCGGTGGTTATGTGATCGCTAACATCGATGTGTACGATGCATCGGCAAAAGCGCTTGCTGATCAGGTGCAGGCCGTGGTGGTGTCGGTAGCTTACCGTTTAGCGCCTGAGCACAAGTTCCCGATCGCGCATAACGACTCTTTCGAGGCCTATCAATGGGTAGTTAAAAATGCTTCATCAATTCAAGGCGACCCTAAAAGGATAGCTGTTGCCGGTGAAAGTGCCGGTGGTAACCTGGCCGCCAACATGGCCATCATGGCACGCGACAAAAAGATACAGGCCCCGTTGCACGTGTTAAGCGTTTACCCGATCGCCAGCGCTGATATGAACAGCACATCATATAACAAATACAAAGATGCCAAGCCGCTTAATAAACCAATGATGATGTGGTTCGCGCAGCAGTACACCAACAACATGAGCGAGGCTAAAGATCCACGCATCAACTTGGTGGGCGCTAATTTGGCTGGTTTGCCGCCATTCACTATCATCAACGCTCAGTTAGATCCACTGGCCAGTGATGGTGAGATGCTGACGTCTAAGTTGAAAGCTGCAGGCGTTACAGTAGATCACAAGGTGTATAACGGGGTGACCCACGAATTCTTTGGTATGGGTGCGTTGGTACCCGGTGCTAAAGAGGCCATGACCTATGCTGCTGATCAGCTGAAAAATGCTTTGAAGAAATAA
- a CDS encoding ATP-binding cassette domain-containing protein: MSILSLQHVTIKHLQHQLLTDIDLNVKDKQHWLLVGPSGSGKTVLLNAMAGTLRPNLGNVEYDDNVKKHISLVTSKHHFKDVTNTSTNIYYQQRYNSSDPDQTATAGEYLQQKAARHFGYWTTDLVTELLNLRPLLHKELIKLSNGETKRLRLAHALLDQPKLLLLDDPLSGLDHDTQQNFDHILQAIIDQGTTVIMSGSGFEIPSPITHLALLDKGSISKTMPASEYDPNAELPPMKIERERIESLVHDRQLGKYEHIVKMTNVNIRYGDNQILDQVNWIITPGDRWALFGHNGAGKSTLLSLINGDNPQAYANDIVLFDKKRGSGESIWDIKKKIGFLSPELYQYFPNDQSGLQVIESGFYDTQGLFRPSSPAKANIAKEWMKALQIDQYARTLLKHMPASVQRSCLLARALIKVPDLLILDEPCQGLDKQQRIHFNQVIDVIAASTPLTMIYVTHYANELPCCVDKVLKLVKGKVVSS, encoded by the coding sequence ATGTCCATTCTTTCGCTACAGCACGTTACCATCAAACATCTTCAACATCAGTTGCTAACCGACATTGATCTTAATGTAAAAGATAAGCAACATTGGCTGTTGGTAGGTCCAAGTGGGTCGGGGAAGACGGTACTGTTGAACGCCATGGCCGGGACCCTTAGGCCCAACCTTGGCAATGTGGAATACGACGATAACGTCAAAAAGCATATTTCGCTGGTCACCTCGAAACACCATTTTAAGGATGTGACCAATACCAGTACTAACATATACTATCAGCAACGGTACAACTCGAGCGACCCTGATCAAACAGCCACCGCAGGTGAATATTTGCAACAAAAAGCTGCCAGGCACTTCGGTTACTGGACCACTGATTTGGTTACCGAACTGTTGAACTTGCGGCCGTTGTTGCACAAAGAACTGATCAAGCTATCGAACGGTGAGACCAAACGTTTACGACTGGCACACGCCCTGCTCGATCAGCCGAAATTGTTGCTGCTCGATGACCCATTGTCAGGTCTTGATCACGACACCCAGCAAAACTTTGATCATATCCTGCAAGCGATAATTGATCAGGGAACCACGGTGATCATGTCGGGCAGTGGTTTCGAGATACCTTCCCCCATCACCCACCTGGCCCTATTAGACAAGGGCTCCATCAGCAAGACCATGCCTGCCAGCGAATACGACCCTAATGCTGAGCTACCACCGATGAAGATCGAACGAGAGCGTATCGAGTCACTGGTTCACGATAGGCAGCTTGGCAAGTATGAGCACATTGTCAAGATGACCAATGTGAACATCCGTTACGGCGATAACCAGATACTGGATCAGGTGAATTGGATCATCACTCCCGGCGACCGTTGGGCCTTGTTCGGTCATAACGGCGCAGGTAAATCTACCTTGTTAAGTTTGATCAACGGCGATAACCCGCAGGCCTATGCTAACGACATCGTATTATTCGACAAGAAGCGCGGCAGCGGCGAAAGCATATGGGATATCAAAAAGAAGATAGGCTTTCTTTCACCCGAGCTTTATCAATATTTCCCTAACGACCAGTCGGGCTTACAAGTAATAGAGTCGGGATTTTATGATACTCAGGGACTGTTCCGACCAAGCAGCCCGGCAAAGGCTAACATCGCCAAGGAATGGATGAAGGCCTTACAGATAGACCAATATGCTCGCACGCTTCTTAAGCATATGCCGGCCAGCGTACAGCGATCATGTCTACTGGCCAGGGCGCTCATCAAGGTACCCGACCTGCTCATTCTCGACGAACCCTGCCAGGGCCTCGACAAGCAGCAGCGTATCCACTTTAACCAGGTGATAGATGTGATCGCGGCCAGCACTCCGCTTACTATGATCTATGTTACACACTATGCCAACGAGCTACCATGTTGTGTTGACAAGGTGTTAAAGCTGGTCAAAGGCAAAGTAGTGAGCAGCTAA
- a CDS encoding CofH family radical SAM protein encodes MNTADLLQRALRFDFLSHEEGVHLYHHATTPELMYVANELRKIQVPHGKVTWQIDRNVNTTNVCIANCKFCNFFRRPGHEDSYITDIETYKRKIEETFRYGGDQLLLQGGHHPDLGLAFYVDLFKQLKELYPNLKLHSLGPPEIAHVSKLEGMSHIDVLSAMKEAGLDSLPGAGAEILNDRVRRLISKGKCGGKEWLDVMRAAHKINLPTSATMMFGHVETIEERFEHLVWIREVQSEKPEGNYGFTAFIPWPFQDDGTLLRKVRGITNNVTGDEYLRMIALSRIMLPNVKNIQASWLTVGKQVAQLCLHAGANDFGSIMIEENVVSAAGAPHRFTAQGIQNSILEAGFEPQLRDQRYNWREMPEQLEEQVINY; translated from the coding sequence ATGAATACTGCCGATCTGTTACAGCGCGCACTCCGGTTCGACTTTTTGAGCCATGAAGAGGGCGTTCACCTATACCACCACGCGACCACGCCTGAATTGATGTACGTTGCCAACGAGCTGCGCAAGATCCAGGTGCCCCACGGTAAGGTGACCTGGCAGATAGACCGTAACGTAAATACCACTAACGTTTGCATTGCCAATTGTAAGTTCTGCAATTTCTTTCGTCGCCCAGGTCACGAGGATAGCTACATTACCGATATTGAGACCTACAAAAGAAAGATCGAAGAGACCTTCCGTTACGGCGGCGACCAGCTTTTACTGCAAGGCGGCCACCACCCTGATCTGGGCCTTGCCTTTTACGTTGACCTATTCAAACAACTTAAAGAACTCTACCCTAACCTCAAACTGCACTCATTAGGTCCACCCGAGATCGCTCACGTGTCAAAACTGGAAGGCATGAGCCACATCGATGTGCTTAGTGCCATGAAAGAGGCTGGCCTGGACTCCCTGCCAGGAGCGGGTGCCGAGATCCTAAATGATCGCGTTCGCCGCCTGATATCAAAAGGCAAGTGCGGTGGCAAGGAATGGCTGGACGTGATGCGTGCTGCACATAAGATCAACTTGCCTACTTCGGCTACTATGATGTTCGGCCACGTGGAGACCATTGAAGAGCGTTTTGAACACCTAGTTTGGATCCGTGAAGTGCAGTCAGAAAAACCTGAAGGAAATTACGGCTTCACTGCCTTTATTCCATGGCCATTCCAAGATGATGGCACACTACTGCGTAAAGTGCGTGGTATCACCAACAACGTCACAGGCGATGAGTATTTGCGCATGATCGCTTTGAGCCGTATCATGTTGCCTAACGTGAAGAACATTCAGGCCTCATGGCTTACCGTAGGTAAACAGGTAGCACAACTTTGTTTACATGCCGGCGCTAACGATTTTGGATCGATCATGATCGAGGAGAACGTCGTTTCCGCAGCGGGCGCACCGCACCGCTTTACCGCACAAGGCATCCAGAATTCCATCCTCGAAGCAGGTTTTGAACCGCAGCTACGCGACCAGCGTTACAACTGGCGCGAGATGCCTGAACAATTGGAAGAACAGGTGATCAATTATTGA
- a CDS encoding ferritin-like domain-containing protein, translating into MNLLNLISDIQAADPEFADRVSPRRSAIKNITSFGSKVAVAALPFAFSTLFKKAYGQSANPSVNDVLNFALTAELTEACFYNTAVARAGEIGIPSGDLDAIKLIQADENNHVNFIKSVLTDANVSAANKARSTNAITTGTVSASFDFSGAKGAGNGPFATVFSSYPIFLATAQAFEDTGVRAYKGQAGFLKGNQVVLTAALNIHSVEARHAAYLRRLRTLRASSSVTADFRPWITGDGTTASAITVSSAATAATNPIYANDNQTSQAGVNLTSFGSAKAASEAFDEPLTSADVVNNILVNFLR; encoded by the coding sequence ATGAATTTACTTAATTTAATATCAGATATACAGGCGGCAGATCCAGAATTTGCAGACAGGGTAAGCCCGCGCCGTTCGGCCATCAAGAACATCACCAGCTTTGGTTCAAAAGTAGCGGTTGCCGCCTTGCCATTCGCATTTAGTACCTTGTTCAAGAAAGCCTACGGTCAATCAGCCAACCCTTCGGTAAATGATGTGTTGAACTTTGCATTGACCGCTGAGCTGACCGAAGCTTGTTTTTATAACACTGCGGTAGCTCGTGCCGGTGAGATCGGTATCCCATCAGGTGACCTTGATGCGATCAAATTGATCCAGGCCGATGAGAACAACCACGTTAACTTCATCAAATCGGTACTGACCGACGCGAACGTATCAGCAGCTAACAAAGCCCGCTCTACCAACGCGATCACTACCGGTACCGTATCAGCAAGCTTCGACTTTTCGGGTGCTAAAGGTGCTGGTAACGGCCCGTTCGCTACTGTATTCAGCAGCTATCCGATCTTCCTGGCAACCGCTCAGGCATTTGAGGATACCGGCGTACGTGCATACAAAGGCCAGGCAGGTTTCCTGAAAGGTAACCAAGTGGTACTGACCGCTGCTTTGAACATTCACTCAGTTGAGGCTCGTCACGCCGCTTACCTGCGTCGTTTACGTACCCTGCGTGCATCAAGCTCAGTAACTGCCGACTTCCGCCCATGGATTACTGGCGACGGTACTACTGCAAGTGCGATCACCGTATCATCAGCTGCTACTGCTGCAACTAACCCGATATACGCTAATGATAACCAAACCTCACAAGCTGGTGTTAATTTAACGTCATTCGGTAGTGCGAAAGCTGCTTCAGAAGCATTTGACGAACCATTGACCAGCGCTGACGTGGTGAACAATATCCTTGTTAACTTCTTACGCTAA
- a CDS encoding ferritin-like domain-containing protein, translating into MKTTTQDEVLAGKGMHRRSFLKFAGAGAVAAGVLATAACHDPYVTANDPTSVDLGTGDIAVLNYAYALEQLEAAFYVQVLSSPYSGITTEERNLLTDIRDHEVIHREFFKAALAGNAIPGLTPNFSKINFADRASVLGAAKTFEDLGVAAYNGVGYMIQTTDYLVLAGKIVSVEARHAALIRNLLGQNLADSTILDMSTGLEKSQTPKQVLAQANQFISGLPLASPALGA; encoded by the coding sequence ATGAAAACAACAACACAAGATGAAGTTCTTGCTGGCAAAGGTATGCACAGACGTTCGTTCTTGAAGTTTGCCGGTGCAGGAGCTGTTGCCGCAGGTGTTTTAGCAACTGCAGCCTGTCATGATCCTTACGTTACTGCCAACGATCCAACATCCGTTGATCTTGGTACCGGTGACATTGCCGTATTGAACTATGCTTATGCTCTTGAGCAGTTAGAGGCAGCGTTCTACGTACAGGTATTAAGCTCACCTTACTCAGGCATCACTACCGAAGAGCGTAACCTGTTGACCGACATCCGTGATCACGAAGTGATCCACCGTGAATTCTTTAAAGCAGCTTTGGCCGGTAACGCTATCCCGGGCCTAACCCCTAACTTCTCGAAGATCAACTTCGCTGATCGTGCTTCGGTTCTGGGTGCTGCAAAAACTTTTGAGGACCTTGGTGTAGCTGCCTACAATGGCGTGGGTTACATGATCCAAACCACCGATTATTTAGTGTTGGCCGGTAAGATCGTATCGGTTGAGGCCCGTCATGCTGCGTTGATCCGCAACTTGTTAGGTCAAAACCTTGCCGATAGTACCATCCTTGACATGTCTACAGGTTTGGAAAAATCACAAACCCCTAAACAAGTTCTGGCGCAAGCCAACCAGTTCATTAGCGGTCTGCCGTTAGCTTCACCAGCTTTAGGCGCCTGA
- the scpB gene encoding SMC-Scp complex subunit ScpB has protein sequence MTGLEQDIEALIFASEHGIRPEEIMYCLQAAHGIEMNDDDVTQAIANIQKRYSDASLAIECVRINSGYQFLTKKAHHQVIAQLQMQRSKKKLSQAALETLAIIAYKQPVTKVDIEQIRGVNCDYSIQKLLEKELIVIAGKAETVGKPLLYATSHLFADHMGINSINDLPALAELSSPANSIGNEQE, from the coding sequence ATGACTGGTTTAGAACAGGATATCGAGGCATTGATCTTCGCTTCCGAACACGGTATCAGGCCCGAAGAGATCATGTATTGTTTACAGGCCGCTCACGGTATCGAAATGAACGATGACGACGTAACGCAAGCTATCGCCAACATTCAAAAACGATATTCAGACGCTTCTTTAGCCATAGAGTGTGTCAGAATCAACAGTGGCTACCAGTTCCTCACCAAAAAGGCACATCACCAGGTGATCGCCCAGTTGCAAATGCAGCGCTCGAAAAAGAAATTGAGCCAGGCGGCTTTGGAGACCCTGGCCATCATTGCCTATAAGCAGCCCGTCACCAAAGTTGATATAGAACAGATACGTGGCGTGAATTGCGATTACTCTATACAAAAACTACTGGAAAAGGAACTGATCGTGATCGCCGGCAAGGCCGAAACGGTAGGCAAACCGCTACTATACGCTACAAGCCATCTTTTTGCCGACCACATGGGTATCAACAGCATCAACGACCTCCCGGCCCTGGCCGAACTGAGCAGCCCGGCAAATAGCATTGGAAATGAGCAGGAATAA
- a CDS encoding GNAT family N-acetyltransferase, with amino-acid sequence MTITQVTDKRTQNAFLDTARYIYRDDPNWICPLDNDIEAVFDSSKNPFFAFGKAVRWILTDDAGRPLGRVAAFVNEKKAYNYEQPTGGLGFFECVDDQKAAFLLFDTAKAWLQQQGMQAMDGPINFGENDMFWGLLIDGFVPQSYGMNYNPPYYKKFFDDYGFITQYEQITNHIDAHKPFPERFTKIANWVSQKPGYRFEHLRKGEIDRFAADFMEIYNDAWRDFENFVPIKRETILETFRKMKMIMDENLIWFSYVDNEPAAFVVVLPDANQMIKTLNGKLTLINKLKFLYYRWKGVNRMRAVVMGTKTKFQKHGLESAMFIKLKEYVLSLKQYDEMELSWVGDFNEKMIALHEAMGGVFGKKHATMRYIFR; translated from the coding sequence ATGACCATTACTCAAGTAACCGATAAACGCACCCAAAACGCCTTTTTAGATACGGCCCGGTATATCTACCGTGATGACCCGAACTGGATATGCCCGCTCGACAACGATATTGAGGCGGTTTTCGACTCGTCCAAAAACCCGTTCTTTGCGTTCGGTAAGGCCGTGCGGTGGATACTGACCGATGATGCAGGCCGGCCGTTAGGTCGTGTAGCTGCCTTTGTGAACGAGAAGAAGGCCTATAATTACGAGCAACCTACCGGTGGCTTGGGCTTTTTTGAGTGCGTAGATGATCAAAAGGCTGCCTTCTTATTATTCGATACCGCCAAGGCTTGGTTGCAGCAGCAGGGCATGCAGGCCATGGATGGCCCGATCAATTTTGGTGAGAACGATATGTTTTGGGGTTTACTGATCGATGGTTTTGTGCCGCAGTCATACGGTATGAACTATAACCCACCGTATTATAAAAAGTTCTTTGATGATTATGGCTTCATTACTCAGTACGAGCAGATCACCAACCACATTGATGCGCATAAGCCTTTTCCTGAGCGTTTTACCAAGATAGCTAATTGGGTGTCGCAAAAGCCGGGCTACCGTTTTGAGCACCTCCGTAAAGGCGAGATCGACCGGTTCGCGGCCGATTTTATGGAGATCTACAACGATGCCTGGAGAGATTTTGAGAACTTCGTCCCTATCAAGCGGGAGACCATCTTAGAGACCTTTCGTAAGATGAAGATGATCATGGATGAGAACCTGATCTGGTTTTCGTACGTGGATAATGAGCCAGCGGCATTTGTAGTGGTACTGCCCGATGCCAACCAAATGATCAAAACCCTTAACGGCAAACTCACGCTGATCAACAAACTTAAATTCTTGTACTACCGCTGGAAAGGCGTTAACCGCATGAGGGCCGTGGTAATGGGTACCAAGACCAAGTTCCAAAAGCACGGGCTTGAATCGGCAATGTTCATTAAATTAAAAGAGTATGTGCTTTCGCTTAAACAGTACGATGAGATGGAACTCTCGTGGGTTGGCGATTTTAACGAGAAGATGATCGCCCTGCATGAGGCGATGGGTGGCGTGTTCGGCAAGAAGCATGCGACCATGCGCTACATCTTTAGGTAG
- a CDS encoding helix-turn-helix domain-containing protein, producing the protein MKTLGKKIRLLRHQKGWSQEDVAKRLDISIPAFSKIETGITDINLSRLEQIANLFEMSVVQLLTFNDAEYEQKYVNELENVNKKLMDRETEVIDLQKKVIELFEELRQSKATA; encoded by the coding sequence ATGAAAACACTGGGCAAAAAAATTAGACTATTGAGGCACCAAAAGGGTTGGAGCCAGGAAGATGTAGCCAAAAGACTTGATATCTCTATTCCGGCATTCTCGAAGATCGAGACCGGTATCACAGACATCAACCTGTCCCGACTGGAGCAAATAGCTAATTTGTTTGAGATGTCGGTAGTTCAGTTGCTGACCTTCAACGACGCTGAGTACGAGCAAAAGTACGTTAACGAGTTGGAGAACGTGAACAAGAAGCTGATGGACCGCGAGACCGAGGTGATCGATCTGCAGAAAAAGGTAATAGAGCTGTTCGAAGAATTACGCCAAAGCAAGGCAACAGCCTAA
- a CDS encoding UDP-N-acetylmuramate--L-alanine ligase, translating to MRVHFIAIGGSAMHNLAIALSKKGFQVTGSDDVLFEPSISRLAKHGILPESTGWYPEKLTTDIDAVILGMHARIDNPELLKAQELGLKIYSYPEYVYEQSKDKLRVVIGGSHGKTTITSMVLHALQAAGKTFDYLVGAQLEGFDTMVQLSDAPLIVIEGDEYLSSPIDRRPKFHLYKANLAVISGIAWDHINVFPTFEDYTEQFEIFIRTIEPGGSVFYAGNDEVLNKLIEANNSPVTKTAYQLPEYEVVNGITSVVYEDNKYPLQVFGEHNLLNLEAARSICGELGISAADYYNSMLTFKGAARRLELLGKNEVTNIYKDFAHSPSKLRATIQAVKSQFPHRGLLACMELHTFSSLNKDFLSEYAGCMDEADTAVVFIDAQTFVQKKMEPYDESVVKSAFDRDDLLFFNDPDALKSYILSQDLTSKNLLLMSSGNFGGIDLNGLSNGLLK from the coding sequence ATGAGGGTACATTTTATAGCCATCGGTGGTAGCGCTATGCACAACCTGGCTATTGCGTTAAGTAAAAAAGGTTTTCAAGTCACCGGTTCTGATGATGTGTTATTTGAGCCATCCATCTCACGTTTGGCTAAACACGGCATATTACCTGAAAGTACCGGTTGGTACCCTGAAAAGCTGACCACCGACATTGACGCTGTGATACTGGGTATGCACGCCCGTATAGATAACCCTGAACTGCTTAAAGCGCAGGAGCTGGGTCTCAAGATCTATTCATACCCTGAATACGTTTACGAACAGTCGAAAGACAAACTGCGTGTAGTGATAGGAGGGAGCCACGGTAAGACGACCATTACCTCTATGGTACTGCATGCCTTACAAGCGGCCGGCAAAACTTTTGATTACCTGGTAGGCGCACAATTGGAGGGCTTTGATACCATGGTACAGTTGAGCGATGCTCCGCTGATCGTGATCGAAGGAGACGAATACCTGTCATCGCCCATAGACCGCCGCCCTAAATTCCATTTGTATAAGGCCAACCTTGCGGTGATCAGCGGTATAGCCTGGGATCACATCAACGTGTTCCCAACTTTTGAAGATTATACCGAACAGTTCGAGATATTCATCCGCACCATCGAGCCCGGTGGAAGCGTTTTCTATGCCGGTAACGATGAGGTGCTGAACAAGCTGATCGAAGCGAATAATTCACCGGTGACCAAGACCGCCTATCAACTACCCGAGTATGAGGTGGTCAATGGTATCACGTCGGTCGTTTACGAGGATAATAAATATCCGCTACAGGTGTTTGGCGAGCATAACCTGCTTAACCTCGAAGCAGCTCGCAGCATTTGCGGTGAGTTGGGCATCAGCGCTGCCGATTACTACAATAGCATGCTCACCTTTAAGGGTGCGGCACGCCGTTTAGAGCTGCTGGGCAAGAACGAGGTGACCAATATTTATAAGGACTTCGCGCATTCGCCATCTAAACTGAGGGCCACTATACAGGCCGTAAAGTCGCAGTTCCCGCATCGCGGATTGCTGGCATGTATGGAGCTGCATACCTTCAGCAGCTTGAACAAGGATTTTTTGAGCGAATATGCAGGTTGTATGGACGAGGCTGATACGGCCGTAGTTTTCATTGATGCGCAAACCTTTGTACAAAAAAAGATGGAGCCTTATGACGAATCGGTGGTCAAGAGCGCTTTTGACCGAGATGACTTGCTGTTCTTTAATGATCCTGATGCATTGAAGAGCTACATTTTAAGCCAGGATCTGACAAGCAAGAACCTGCTTTTGATGAGCTCTGGCAACTTTGGTGGTATCGACCTAAATGGGTTATCTAATGGTTTATTAAAATAA
- a CDS encoding RrF2 family transcriptional regulator — MSGRFQIAVHILTLLYAAQGELLSSEYMAGSVNVNPALIRKELSALIKAGLVASKEGKNGGYYLGKPAHQITMAQVYDAVDPKAILGQARNMPNPACTIGKQINGYFKVMDDEVQQAVRDRLNTQTLDTFYKRFE; from the coding sequence ATGAGCGGAAGGTTCCAGATAGCGGTGCATATACTTACCTTGCTTTATGCAGCGCAGGGCGAGCTATTATCATCGGAATACATGGCCGGAAGTGTGAACGTGAACCCGGCATTGATCCGTAAAGAACTGAGTGCATTGATCAAAGCCGGGCTGGTGGCCAGTAAAGAGGGAAAGAACGGCGGTTACTATTTAGGTAAGCCTGCCCACCAGATCACCATGGCGCAGGTGTATGATGCGGTGGATCCAAAAGCCATTTTAGGCCAGGCACGTAACATGCCCAACCCGGCCTGTACTATCGGTAAACAGATCAATGGGTATTTTAAGGTGATGGATGATGAGGTACAGCAAGCGGTTCGGGACAGGTTGAACACCCAAACGCTCGATACCTTCTACAAACGTTTTGAATAG
- a CDS encoding NAD(P)-dependent oxidoreductase codes for MKVAIIGATGFVGPKVVNEALSRGHEVTAFSRDPSKLDVEPEHLIKQSVDVYDTDILAQLLVGFDAVISTFNAGWTNPNLYDDFLKGSRSIQEAAKKAGVKRFITVGGAGSLYIHGQQLVDSPQFPADWKAGATAARDYLTELRNEQELDWTFVSPAINLHPGTRTGVFRLGTEEPVFNAEGKSDISAEDLAVALIDELEKGQFIKQRFTLGY; via the coding sequence ATGAAAGTAGCGATCATAGGTGCCACTGGTTTTGTAGGCCCCAAAGTAGTTAACGAAGCATTGAGCCGCGGCCATGAGGTAACCGCATTCTCACGCGACCCTTCAAAGCTTGATGTAGAACCTGAGCATTTGATCAAACAATCGGTAGATGTGTACGACACGGATATACTGGCTCAGTTGCTGGTAGGCTTTGATGCCGTGATCAGTACCTTTAATGCTGGGTGGACCAACCCTAACCTGTACGATGACTTTTTAAAAGGTTCGCGCTCTATTCAGGAAGCTGCTAAAAAGGCCGGTGTAAAACGTTTCATCACCGTGGGTGGCGCCGGCAGTTTATACATCCATGGACAGCAATTGGTCGATTCGCCGCAGTTCCCGGCCGATTGGAAGGCAGGCGCCACCGCCGCCCGCGACTACCTGACCGAATTACGTAACGAACAGGAATTGGACTGGACCTTTGTAAGCCCGGCCATCAACCTGCACCCCGGCACCCGCACAGGGGTATTCCGCCTGGGCACTGAGGAACCGGTGTTTAATGCTGAAGGCAAAAGCGATATTTCAGCAGAGGACCTTGCCGTAGCCCTGATCGATGAGTTGGAGAAAGGCCAGTTCATTAAGCAGAGGTTCACTTTGGGATATTAA